One segment of Sphingomonas telluris DNA contains the following:
- a CDS encoding toll/interleukin-1 receptor domain-containing protein, with translation MAAGQPPTRYSAFISYNHKDRAWAAWLHRELERYRLPQALVGRDGPWGPLERKLPPVFQDREELAASTNLADSVRQALGEASSLIVICSTNGAQSRWVNEEVRTFAALGKRHRIQCLIVPEASGDGTVHPEAHLFPPALLDLGAEPLAADARPTGDGKRNAFLKLAAGVIGVRYDELRQREQSRRQKRLLTLAAAASVGFLIMTGLTIFALISRAQAVHERDVARQKTITAQRTTDFVKGLFQVSDPSESKGESITAMEVLDRGARQIEGELGNEPDVKAELVSTLSEVYIGLGSFRRADDLIRRSLALNVGSRETRNRQLAVLATSRALQGEYEQAVAIYDRVLRGLGKPESLQDPALYSRALTGKAESLAALEKYDEARPLIAKALEWDRANEGDRSPAVARDLESLGLLDQMGDDLPASRRHYAEALSIRASVQGRLHPKVSEDLNQLGTVAYLQTDPKAAEGYWRQSLELDQQVLGPQHPDLAATLNNLARVMIEQRKFKEALPLLTRSTNIYLAQRSETHDDLSFIFSNQAIARRGLGEEAAAEELFRKALKSAESHDNRLVAPILVDLADMACAGGNYAEGLRKLDRAEPLMRERYPDDPWRTAWVQNTRGACLVRQGNSSGKQMITSSAAVILKRWPKDSLFGVEVQRRLKLSS, from the coding sequence ATGGCCGCCGGGCAGCCGCCGACCCGCTACTCCGCGTTCATAAGCTACAACCACAAGGATCGCGCCTGGGCGGCGTGGCTGCACCGCGAGCTCGAACGCTATCGCTTGCCGCAGGCGCTGGTCGGCCGCGATGGGCCGTGGGGCCCGCTCGAGCGGAAGCTTCCACCAGTTTTCCAGGATCGAGAGGAGCTGGCGGCTTCCACGAACCTTGCGGACTCGGTCCGGCAAGCGCTCGGCGAAGCATCGAGCCTGATCGTCATCTGCTCGACGAACGGCGCGCAATCGCGCTGGGTGAACGAGGAAGTCCGGACCTTCGCAGCGCTCGGCAAGCGCCATCGCATCCAGTGCCTCATCGTCCCCGAAGCGAGCGGCGACGGCACGGTTCACCCGGAGGCCCACCTCTTTCCGCCGGCCCTACTCGACCTTGGAGCCGAACCGCTGGCAGCGGACGCGCGGCCAACTGGCGACGGCAAGCGCAACGCCTTCCTGAAGCTGGCCGCAGGCGTCATCGGCGTCCGCTACGATGAGCTTCGCCAGCGCGAGCAATCACGCCGGCAAAAGCGGCTTCTGACGCTCGCCGCAGCGGCAAGCGTTGGCTTCCTCATCATGACAGGCCTCACGATCTTTGCGCTGATCTCGCGCGCGCAGGCGGTTCATGAGCGTGATGTTGCGCGGCAGAAAACCATTACGGCGCAACGCACGACCGACTTCGTGAAAGGCCTGTTCCAGGTCTCGGACCCGTCGGAATCCAAGGGCGAGAGCATCACCGCAATGGAAGTCCTCGATCGCGGCGCGCGCCAGATCGAAGGCGAACTCGGAAACGAGCCCGACGTGAAGGCGGAGCTCGTGAGCACGTTGAGCGAGGTCTACATCGGCCTCGGCTCGTTCCGGCGGGCGGACGACCTCATCCGCCGGTCCCTTGCCCTCAACGTCGGCAGCCGCGAGACGCGCAATCGGCAGCTTGCGGTGCTGGCCACCTCGCGCGCTCTGCAGGGCGAGTATGAGCAGGCGGTCGCGATCTACGATCGCGTGCTTCGGGGACTTGGGAAGCCGGAAAGTCTGCAGGATCCCGCGCTCTATTCGCGTGCGCTGACCGGGAAGGCGGAATCGCTCGCCGCGCTCGAGAAATATGACGAGGCGCGACCGCTCATTGCCAAGGCGCTGGAATGGGACCGGGCGAACGAGGGCGATCGATCGCCTGCCGTGGCGCGCGACCTCGAATCCCTGGGGCTGCTGGACCAGATGGGCGACGACCTGCCCGCGTCGCGCCGGCACTATGCCGAGGCGCTGTCGATCCGCGCGTCGGTACAGGGGCGCCTTCATCCGAAGGTATCGGAAGACCTCAACCAACTCGGCACGGTGGCCTACCTGCAGACCGATCCGAAAGCGGCGGAAGGCTATTGGCGGCAGTCGCTGGAACTCGACCAGCAGGTCCTCGGTCCGCAGCATCCGGATCTGGCGGCGACGCTGAACAATCTCGCGCGAGTGATGATCGAGCAGAGGAAGTTCAAGGAAGCTCTCCCGCTCCTGACCAGGAGCACCAACATATACCTCGCGCAGCGCTCCGAGACGCACGACGATTTGTCCTTCATCTTCTCCAACCAGGCGATTGCTCGTCGTGGACTCGGAGAAGAAGCTGCAGCCGAGGAGCTTTTCAGGAAGGCGCTGAAATCTGCGGAGTCGCACGACAATCGACTCGTTGCGCCCATCCTGGTCGATCTTGCGGACATGGCTTGCGCTGGCGGGAACTATGCCGAGGGGCTGCGGAAGCTGGATCGGGCCGAGCCGCTAATGCGCGAGCGTTATCCGGACGACCCGTGGCGCACTGCCTGGGTGCAGAACACGCGCGGCGCTTGCCTCGTCAGACAGGGCAACAGTTCCGGCAAGCAAATGATTACCTCCAGCGCGGCAGTCATCCTGAAGCGCTGGCCCAAGGACAGCCTGTTTGGTGTCGAGGTTCAGCGCCGGCTGAAGCTTAGCTCCTAG
- the coaD gene encoding pantetheine-phosphate adenylyltransferase, whose amino-acid sequence MAERIGVYPGTFDPITLGHIDIIRRGAHLVDQLVIGVTTNPSKEPMFTISERLAMVRREVSGLGANITVVEFDSLLMDFAESQKATMIIRGLRAVADFEYEFQMAGMNQQLNDDIETVFLMADVSLQPIASRLVKEIARYGGCIDKFVTPAVAQDVKRHLEGEMGA is encoded by the coding sequence ATGGCGGAGCGGATCGGCGTCTATCCGGGGACCTTCGACCCCATTACGCTCGGGCACATCGACATCATCCGCCGCGGCGCTCACCTGGTGGACCAGCTGGTCATCGGCGTGACCACCAATCCCTCCAAGGAGCCGATGTTCACCATCTCCGAGCGGTTGGCGATGGTCCGGCGTGAGGTGTCAGGACTCGGCGCCAACATCACGGTCGTCGAATTCGATTCCTTGCTCATGGACTTCGCGGAATCGCAGAAGGCGACCATGATCATCCGTGGTCTCAGGGCCGTCGCGGACTTCGAGTACGAGTTCCAGATGGCCGGCATGAACCAGCAGCTGAACGACGACATAGAGACCGTCTTCCTCATGGCCGACGTCTCCCTCCAGCCGATCGCGTCACGGCTGGTTAAGGAGATTGCGCGCTATGGCGGCTGCATCGACAAGTTCGTAACGCCCGCCGTGGCTCAGGACGTCAAACGTCATCTTGAAGGAGAAATGGGCGCATGA
- a CDS encoding PEPxxWA-CTERM sorting domain-containing protein — protein MHLCRLLRFFASFGFLSLALAAQPATARRTVIDASSTMTTGAYCSPLTSFTSDCQPNAMAFTIQISGSSYDAFYVNSNGTVSFNSIETQLSAQNSYTGTASPLTYTGPAPADSLGDYAAPIFSPYFLDGPGDPTTFIPNLGFDGELVAETSATANSFTVNWYSCANPLTCGMATFDIVENAVFDPTDGGLTDMIMSFGDISGCPCDPLDVFASGKAALLAQLQGNLPVYTMTLTDLADGFQVDYTYNLGALGDAGLYGFNLPGGLYEVSGPLANQTYRFDSNGQLLPAVPEPATWLTMLLGFGLAGMAMRRRRALPQPA, from the coding sequence ATGCATTTGTGCCGGCTTCTGCGCTTCTTCGCATCCTTCGGGTTTCTCTCTCTGGCGCTTGCGGCTCAGCCCGCCACCGCTCGACGAACCGTCATCGATGCCAGCTCGACAATGACCACGGGCGCTTACTGCAGTCCGCTCACCTCGTTCACGTCGGACTGCCAGCCCAACGCAATGGCCTTCACCATCCAGATCAGCGGGAGTTCGTACGACGCCTTCTACGTGAACAGCAACGGCACGGTTTCGTTCAACTCGATCGAAACGCAGCTGTCCGCGCAGAACAGCTATACAGGCACCGCTTCCCCGCTGACCTACACGGGCCCAGCCCCAGCCGACAGCTTGGGAGATTACGCAGCGCCGATCTTCAGCCCGTATTTTCTCGACGGTCCAGGCGATCCGACAACTTTCATCCCGAATCTGGGGTTTGACGGCGAGCTGGTCGCCGAAACAAGCGCAACCGCGAACAGCTTCACGGTGAACTGGTATTCCTGCGCCAATCCACTCACCTGCGGCATGGCCACGTTCGATATCGTTGAGAATGCCGTCTTCGATCCGACCGACGGCGGCCTGACGGACATGATCATGTCCTTCGGCGACATCAGCGGTTGTCCGTGCGATCCGCTCGACGTGTTCGCCTCCGGCAAGGCAGCTCTCCTCGCGCAGCTGCAGGGCAACCTCCCCGTCTACACCATGACGCTGACGGATCTCGCCGACGGGTTCCAGGTCGATTACACCTACAATCTCGGAGCCCTGGGCGACGCCGGACTGTACGGGTTCAACCTGCCGGGCGGGTTGTACGAGGTAAGCGGCCCGCTAGCCAACCAGACCTACCGGTTCGATTCAAACGGACAGTTGCTGCCGGCCGTGCCGGAACCGGCAACGTGGCTGACCATGCTGCTGGGTTTCGGCCTTGCGGGTATGGCGATGAGGCGCCGCAGGGCCCTCCCCCAACCCGCCTGA
- a CDS encoding peptidylprolyl isomerase, protein MIARVLLSFAAIALVAAKPGPQAPAVPVQSSIAPPEVANDPQNRLTLELSNGGTVVILLRPDVAPLHVERMRQLAKNGFYDGLKFHRVIPGFMAQSGDPKGTGEGGSTLPNVKAEFSSLPFMRGTLGAARADGDVDSANSQFFIAYGPNAMLDKHYTIYGRVISGMDAVDKIAPGEPPAEPTTIVHARIGN, encoded by the coding sequence ATGATCGCTCGAGTTTTGCTTTCGTTCGCCGCAATCGCGCTCGTGGCGGCCAAGCCGGGGCCGCAGGCGCCCGCAGTGCCGGTTCAGAGCAGCATCGCCCCTCCGGAAGTCGCCAACGACCCCCAGAACCGCCTGACGCTCGAACTCAGCAATGGCGGGACGGTCGTGATCCTCCTCCGTCCGGACGTCGCGCCGCTGCACGTCGAGCGGATGCGCCAGCTCGCGAAGAACGGCTTCTATGACGGCCTCAAGTTCCACCGCGTGATCCCGGGCTTCATGGCGCAGAGCGGCGATCCGAAGGGAACGGGTGAGGGCGGTTCGACTCTTCCGAACGTGAAGGCCGAGTTCAGCTCTCTGCCGTTCATGCGGGGAACGCTGGGCGCGGCGCGCGCCGACGGTGACGTGGACTCGGCGAACAGCCAGTTCTTCATCGCCTATGGTCCGAACGCGATGCTCGACAAGCATTACACGATCTATGGCCGCGTCATTTCGGGCATGGACGCCGTCGACAAGATCGCTCCGGGCGAGCCGCCCGCCGAACCGACGACGATCGTTCACGCGAGGATCGGGAACTAG
- a CDS encoding exodeoxyribonuclease VII small subunit, which translates to MDVPEQQSDLSFEAALARLEEIVRLLERGEAPLDQSIELYQEGDRLRRHCEARLKAAQARIEQIAFGAEGRPAGVTPFDAG; encoded by the coding sequence ATGGACGTGCCCGAACAGCAGAGCGACCTGAGCTTCGAAGCGGCCCTCGCGCGGCTGGAGGAGATCGTCCGTCTCCTCGAGCGCGGCGAGGCTCCGCTCGATCAGTCCATCGAGCTCTATCAGGAGGGCGATCGCCTCCGCCGGCACTGCGAGGCGCGGCTGAAGGCGGCGCAGGCCCGCATCGAGCAGATCGCTTTCGGTGCCGAGGGACGCCCGGCGGGAGTCACTCCCTTCGATGCCGGTTGA
- a CDS encoding glutathione S-transferase family protein produces the protein MNETLILHEYAQSGNCYKVRLTAALLGVPIERREYDILKGETRTPEFLASVNSNGRIPVLQIGDRFIPESNAACYYLATGSSLIPADRFDHADMLRWMFFEQYNHEPNIATLRFWKGWVGFDNLSDVQRMQIPAKEAAGRAALELMDEHLTERDWFAGDQLSLADIALFAYTHVAEDADFALADYPGIAAWIERIRAVPNYISIDA, from the coding sequence GTGAACGAGACGCTCATCCTCCACGAATATGCGCAGTCCGGAAACTGCTACAAAGTGCGCCTGACCGCAGCGCTGCTTGGGGTACCGATCGAGCGGCGCGAATATGACATTCTGAAGGGCGAAACCCGCACGCCGGAGTTCCTCGCCAGCGTGAATTCCAACGGGCGGATCCCCGTCCTGCAGATCGGCGACCGCTTCATCCCGGAGAGCAATGCCGCGTGCTACTATCTCGCGACGGGATCGTCGCTCATTCCGGCGGACCGCTTCGATCACGCCGACATGCTCCGCTGGATGTTCTTCGAGCAGTATAATCACGAGCCGAACATCGCCACTTTGCGCTTCTGGAAGGGGTGGGTCGGCTTCGACAACCTAAGCGACGTGCAGCGGATGCAAATTCCGGCCAAGGAGGCGGCCGGTAGGGCAGCTCTCGAATTGATGGACGAGCATCTGACCGAGCGGGACTGGTTCGCGGGGGACCAGCTGTCGCTCGCCGACATCGCCTTGTTCGCCTATACGCATGTCGCGGAAGACGCCGACTTCGCGCTTGCGGATTACCCGGGAATTGCCGCCTGGATTGAGCGTATCAGGGCGGTTCCGAACTACATTTCTATCGACGCGTGA
- a CDS encoding polyprenyl synthetase family protein → MPVETLDRLRLELDEEASRVCREIDELFGQLLVSRDDGRDILFAAMRHAAIGGGKRLRPLLTVAGARLFGIDRDRALRAGAAIEAIHVYSLIHDDLPCMDDDDVRRGKPTVHKAFGEAAAILAGDSLHALAFEILADPATHEDPFVRSELTIELARASGPNGMAGGQMMDLAAEGQSLDLPAITRLQQLKTGALIEYAVEAPCVMAHLPAEARTPYRGYARNIGLAFQIADDLIDHAGDPERAGKRTGKDAEAGKATFVSVLGPQRAEQQARFLVEQAIEHLADHGSEADLLRALARFAIERNH, encoded by the coding sequence ATGCCGGTTGAGACACTCGATCGCCTGAGGCTCGAGCTCGATGAAGAGGCGAGCCGTGTTTGCAGAGAGATCGACGAGCTCTTCGGCCAGTTGCTCGTCTCCCGCGACGATGGCCGCGACATCCTGTTCGCCGCGATGCGCCACGCGGCGATCGGTGGAGGCAAGCGTCTTCGCCCATTGCTGACCGTCGCCGGAGCGCGCCTGTTCGGCATCGACCGCGATCGAGCGCTGCGTGCCGGCGCGGCTATCGAAGCGATCCACGTCTACTCGCTGATCCACGACGACCTGCCATGCATGGATGACGACGACGTCCGTCGCGGCAAGCCGACCGTGCACAAGGCATTCGGCGAGGCGGCCGCAATTCTTGCCGGCGACAGCCTTCACGCGCTGGCCTTCGAGATCCTCGCCGATCCCGCGACCCACGAGGATCCTTTCGTCCGGTCCGAGCTGACGATCGAACTTGCCCGAGCGTCCGGCCCCAACGGCATGGCCGGTGGTCAGATGATGGACCTTGCCGCGGAGGGGCAGTCGCTCGATCTCCCCGCGATAACGCGGCTTCAGCAGCTCAAGACCGGCGCGCTGATCGAGTATGCGGTCGAGGCACCGTGCGTCATGGCGCACCTGCCGGCTGAGGCACGCACGCCTTACCGCGGCTACGCGCGCAACATCGGGCTCGCCTTCCAGATCGCGGACGATCTCATCGACCATGCCGGCGACCCTGAGCGTGCGGGGAAGCGCACGGGCAAGGACGCAGAAGCAGGGAAGGCGACGTTCGTTTCCGTCCTCGGTCCCCAACGGGCGGAGCAGCAGGCGCGCTTCCTCGTCGAGCAGGCTATCGAGCATCTGGCGGACCACGGCTCCGAAGCCGACCTGCTGCGGGCGCTCGCGCGCTTTGCTATTGAGCGGAACCACTAG
- the tgt gene encoding tRNA guanosine(34) transglycosylase Tgt: MTRFLFNIAAMDGKARTGAIAMERGEIRTPAFMPVGTAATVKAMKPQDVRSSGADIILGNTYHLMLRPGAERVARLGGLHRFMGWERPILTDSGGYQVMSLSELTKVSEEGVSFASHLDGTRHMLSPERSIEVQRLLGSDIVMAFDQLVPATAAREEAAAAMERSMRWAKCSRVEFDRGGQHAARAALFGIQQGGLDERLRKASADALIDVGFDGYAVGGLAVGEGHEAMCACLDYAPAQLPEDKPRYLMGVGKPDDIVEAVRRGIDMFDCVLPTRSGRTGQAFTADGPLNIRNARFADEQEPLEPGCPCPTCTKFERAYVHHLVRSGEILGAMLMTEHNLWFYQRLMQGLRDAIAAHRLDEHASQFLSRYRRLA, from the coding sequence GTGACCCGCTTCTTGTTCAACATCGCCGCCATGGACGGAAAGGCCCGCACCGGGGCCATCGCCATGGAGCGTGGCGAAATCCGCACGCCCGCGTTCATGCCGGTGGGCACGGCCGCGACGGTCAAGGCGATGAAGCCGCAGGACGTTCGCTCGTCCGGCGCCGACATCATCCTCGGCAACACCTATCATCTGATGCTGCGCCCCGGCGCGGAGAGGGTCGCCCGTCTCGGTGGCCTGCACCGCTTTATGGGCTGGGAGCGGCCGATCCTGACCGACAGCGGCGGCTACCAGGTGATGAGCCTGTCTGAGCTCACCAAAGTCAGCGAGGAAGGCGTCTCGTTCGCCAGCCATCTCGACGGCACTCGCCACATGCTGTCGCCGGAGCGATCGATCGAGGTTCAGCGCCTTCTCGGTTCCGACATCGTCATGGCCTTCGACCAGCTCGTTCCCGCAACCGCGGCACGCGAGGAAGCGGCCGCGGCTATGGAGCGCTCGATGCGCTGGGCAAAGTGCTCCCGGGTGGAGTTCGACCGGGGCGGTCAGCATGCCGCGCGGGCGGCACTGTTTGGGATCCAGCAAGGGGGGCTCGACGAGCGACTGCGCAAGGCGTCCGCCGACGCACTGATCGACGTCGGCTTCGACGGCTATGCGGTCGGTGGGCTCGCGGTAGGCGAGGGGCATGAGGCGATGTGCGCGTGCCTCGACTATGCGCCGGCTCAGCTTCCCGAAGACAAGCCGCGCTACCTGATGGGCGTCGGCAAGCCGGACGATATCGTCGAGGCCGTGCGGCGTGGCATCGACATGTTCGACTGCGTCCTTCCGACGCGCTCGGGCCGGACCGGTCAGGCCTTCACGGCCGACGGCCCGCTCAACATTCGCAACGCACGCTTCGCGGACGAACAAGAGCCGCTTGAGCCCGGCTGTCCGTGCCCGACGTGCACCAAGTTCGAACGGGCGTACGTGCACCACCTCGTCCGTTCCGGCGAGATCCTCGGCGCGATGCTGATGACCGAGCACAACCTCTGGTTCTACCAGCGGCTGATGCAGGGCCTTCGCGATGCCATCGCCGCGCATCGGCTCGACGAGCACGCGTCCCAATTCTTGTCGCGATACCGTCGGCTGGCCTGA
- a CDS encoding DUF1013 domain-containing protein: protein MPHATAAWLVENTSLTFEQIAEFCGLHILEVQAIADDTAATKLTGRDPVRAGELTHEEIEKGQKDSSYALQMHKAPDPVRRTKGPRYTPVSKRQDKPDGIAWIIKNHPEVSDGQISKLIGTTRTTIAAIRDRTHWNMANITPKDPVTLGLTSQRELDASIAKAQKAAGAAAPTDERFESDRDALIEQLRHEREQHAREAEAALAAAEAGDEAPSDEIVPGIRDPFRR, encoded by the coding sequence ATGCCCCATGCGACCGCTGCCTGGCTGGTCGAAAATACCTCGCTCACGTTCGAGCAGATTGCCGAGTTCTGCGGGCTGCACATCCTCGAAGTGCAGGCGATCGCGGATGACACGGCTGCCACCAAGCTGACCGGCCGGGACCCCGTTCGCGCCGGCGAGCTGACCCACGAGGAAATCGAGAAGGGCCAGAAGGACTCGTCCTACGCCCTGCAGATGCACAAGGCGCCCGATCCGGTCCGCCGCACCAAGGGCCCGCGCTACACGCCAGTCTCGAAGCGCCAGGACAAGCCGGACGGGATCGCCTGGATCATCAAGAACCATCCCGAGGTCAGCGACGGCCAGATCAGCAAGCTGATCGGCACGACCCGCACGACCATCGCCGCGATCCGCGACCGCACGCACTGGAACATGGCGAACATCACGCCGAAGGATCCGGTCACGCTGGGCCTCACCAGCCAGCGCGAGCTCGATGCGTCTATCGCCAAGGCCCAGAAGGCCGCCGGCGCCGCCGCTCCGACCGACGAGCGCTTCGAGAGCGACCGCGACGCCCTGATCGAGCAACTTCGCCACGAACGCGAGCAGCATGCCCGCGAGGCGGAGGCCGCTCTTGCGGCTGCGGAAGCTGGCGACGAGGCTCCCTCCGACGAAATCGTCCCGGGCATCCGCGACCCGTTCCGCCGTTGA
- the queA gene encoding tRNA preQ1(34) S-adenosylmethionine ribosyltransferase-isomerase QueA, with protein MRVDLFDFDLPAELIALRPAKPRDAARLLLVEGDQISDKAVLDLPNLLRPGDVLVFNDTRVIPAQLEGRRREASIGATLHKREGPRDWWAFVRNAKRVRDGDVIEFGGGVCASAVERDEQGAILLSFHGDEPVEVLLERAGRMPLPPYIASRRPADEADREDYQTMFAREEGAVAAPTAALHFTPRLIEQLEARGISRETLTLHVGAGTFLPVKAEDTTEHRMHAEWGRIDAETAGRLNAVRASGGRLIAVGTTSLRLLESAADDGGIIQPFESDTAIFITPGYRFKAVDGLVTNFHLPKSTLFMLVSALMGLDVMKAAYRQAVEKGYRFYSYGDGSLLLPARS; from the coding sequence ATGCGCGTCGACCTTTTCGACTTCGACCTTCCTGCCGAGCTGATCGCCTTGCGGCCGGCGAAGCCGCGCGATGCGGCGCGTCTGCTGCTCGTCGAGGGCGATCAGATCTCGGACAAAGCGGTTCTCGACCTGCCGAACCTGCTTCGGCCTGGCGACGTGCTCGTCTTCAACGATACGCGGGTCATTCCGGCGCAACTCGAAGGCCGCCGCCGCGAGGCCAGCATTGGCGCCACGCTCCACAAGCGGGAAGGGCCCCGCGACTGGTGGGCCTTCGTCCGCAACGCGAAGCGCGTCCGCGATGGCGACGTGATCGAATTCGGTGGAGGCGTTTGCGCGTCAGCGGTGGAGCGCGACGAGCAGGGCGCAATCCTGCTGAGTTTTCACGGCGACGAGCCCGTCGAAGTCCTGCTCGAACGAGCCGGTAGGATGCCGCTTCCGCCCTACATCGCCTCGCGCCGTCCAGCTGATGAAGCCGATCGTGAGGATTACCAGACGATGTTCGCGCGGGAGGAGGGAGCCGTCGCTGCACCGACTGCCGCGTTGCACTTCACGCCGCGCTTGATCGAGCAGCTGGAAGCACGCGGCATTAGCCGTGAGACGCTGACACTGCACGTTGGTGCAGGCACTTTCCTACCCGTGAAGGCGGAGGACACGACCGAGCACCGAATGCACGCAGAGTGGGGTCGCATCGACGCAGAAACGGCGGGTCGGCTGAACGCCGTCCGAGCCTCGGGAGGCAGGCTGATCGCGGTCGGCACGACTTCGCTCCGCCTGCTCGAAAGCGCCGCGGACGACGGCGGCATTATCCAGCCTTTCGAAAGCGACACGGCCATCTTCATCACGCCCGGCTATCGCTTCAAGGCGGTCGACGGCCTCGTGACGAACTTCCACCTGCCCAAATCGACGCTCTTCATGCTCGTCAGCGCGCTGATGGGCCTGGACGTCATGAAGGCGGCGTACCGACAAGCCGTCGAAAAGGGCTACCGCTTCTACAGCTATGGTGACGGCAGCTTATTGCTGCCCGCTAGGAGCTAA